In a genomic window of Colius striatus isolate bColStr4 chromosome 2, bColStr4.1.hap1, whole genome shotgun sequence:
- the EPHX1 gene encoding epoxide hydrolase 1, with protein MLLEVFLVLGAVIIYFLFSKKKEEPLPFKEGWWGRGQKPDTEEDATVWPFKVETTEEELSDLFRRLDQARFTEPLENSCFHYGVNSVYLRKVVSYWKNQFNWKKQVEVLNKYPQFKTKIQGIDIHFVHVKPPRLPEGQAAKPLLMVHGWPGSFYEFYKIIPLLTDPASHGLGDEHVFEVICPSIPGYGFSEAPHKEGFNSVSAASIFYELMLRLGFNEFYAQGGDWGWLICTNLAQIAPDRMKGLHLNLAFVTNMGFTHLLSVLLGRYLPGLFGFRDEDVRRMFPFLEKGLYRILLESGYSHIQATKPDTAGCGLNDSPVGLAAYILEKFSTWTDLEFRSLEDGGLERKFNLDDLLTNIMIYWVSGCIVSSMRFYKENLQKGIGTQKHERLTVQVPTGVASFPNEIMHTPRAWAQKKYTNIVSFHFMPRGGHFAALEEPKLLAEDILQFVGKVEKGQLWRKKGE; from the exons ATGCTGCTCGAAGTATTCCTGGTTCTGGGGGCAGTCATCATCTACTTCTTATTTtccaagaagaaagaagagccaCTACCCTTCAAAGAGGGATGGTGGGGCAGGGGACAAAAGCCTGACACTGAAGAAGATGCAACTGTTTGGCCTTTTAAAGTGGAAACTACAGAAGAAGAGCTGAGT GACTTATTTAGGAGGCTTGACCAGGCTCGATTCACTGAGCCACTGGAGAACAGTTGCTTCCATTATGGGGTGAACTCGGTGTATCTCAGGAAGGTTGTCTCCTACTGGAAAAACCAGTTCAATTGGAAGAAACAAGTTGAAGTCCTCAACAAGTACCCACAATTCAAAACTAAGATTCAAG gcATCGATATCCACTTTGTTCACGTGAAGCCTCCTCGTTTGCCTGAAGGCCAGGCTGCAAAGCCATTATTAATGGTTCATGGTTGGCCTGGTTCCTTTTACGAGTTTTACAAAATTATCCCTCTCCTGACGGATCCTGCAAGCCACGGCCTCGGTGATGAACATGTTTTTGAAGTCATTTGCCCATCTATCCCTGGCTATGGTTTCTCAGAAGCACCTCACAAAGAAG GCTTTAACTCTGTAAGTGCTGCTTCTATTTTTTATGAATTGATGCTCAGACTGGGATTCAACGAGTTCTATGCACAAGGTGGTGACTGGGGCTGGCTCATCTGCACCAACCTGGCCCAGATAGCTCCTGA CCGTATGAAAGGTCTCCATTTAAATCTCGCCTTTGTTACGAACATGGGGTTCACTCACCTGCTCTCGGTTCTGCTGGGCCGCTACCTCCCAGGGCTCTTTGGCTTCCGGGATgaagatgtcaggaggatgttTCCCTTCCTGGAAAAAGGGCTCTACAGGATCCTGTTGGAGTCTGGCTACTCTCACATACAGGCTACGAAGCCTGATACTGCCG GCTGTGGGCTGAATGATTCTCCTGTGGGACTGGCTGCATACATTTTGGAGAAGTTTTCTACATGGACTGATCTGGAATTCCGCAGTTTAGAGGATGGAGGACTGGAGAG GAAGTTTAACCTGGATGATCTGCTCACCAATATCATGATCTACTGGGTGTCAGGCTGTATAGTCTCCTCAATGCGTTTCTACAAAGAAAACCTTCAAAAGGGGATAGGCACACAGAAACATGAAAG gCTCACAGTACAAGTACCTACTGGTGTTGCCTCCTTCCCTAATGAAATCATGCACACACCCCGGGCTTGGGCCCAGAAGAAATATACCAACATAGTCTCCTTCCATTTCATGCCTCGAGGTGGCCACTTCGCAGCTTTGGAGGAACCCAAACTTCTTGCTGAAGACATTCTGCAGTTTGTTGGGAAAGTAGAGAAAGGGCAACtttggagaaagaaaggagaataa